From one Paramormyrops kingsleyae isolate MSU_618 chromosome 1, PKINGS_0.4, whole genome shotgun sequence genomic stretch:
- the hspd1 gene encoding 60 kDa heat shock protein, mitochondrial, with amino-acid sequence MLRIPSVMRKIRPVCRALAPHLTRAYAKDVKFGADARALMLQGVDLLADAVAVTMGPKGRTVIIEQSWGSPKVTKDGVTVAKSIDLKDKYKNIGAKLVQDVANNTNEEAGDGTTTATVLARAIAKEGFDSISKGANPVEIRRGVMMAVDTVISELKKLSKPVTTPEEIAQVATISANGDSEIGNIISNAMKKVGRKGVITVKDGKTLHDELEIIEGLKFDRGYISPYFINTAKGQKCEFQDAYLLLSEKKISSVQSIVPALEIANQHRKPLVILAEDVDGEALSTLVLNRLKVGLQVVAVKAPGFGDNRKNQLRDMAVATGGTVFGDETMGLAVEDIQAHDFGKVGEVVVTKDDTLLLKGRGDSSAIEKRIAEIAEQLETTTSDYEKEKLNERLAKLSDGVAVLKVGGTSDVEVNEKKDRVTDALNATRAAVEEGIVLGGGCALLRCIPVLDTITPTNADQKIGIDIIRRALRIPAMTIAKNAGVEGSLVVEKILQSEGEMGYDAMQGEYVNMVQKGIIDPTKVVRTALLDAAGVASLLSTAEAVVTEIPKEEKEGGMGGMGGMGGMGGMGGML; translated from the exons ATGCTGCGCATACCCAGTGTGATGAGAAAAATACGGCCAGTGTGCCGGGCTCTGGCCCCACACCTCACGCGAGCCTATGCCAAGGACGTCAAGTTTGGAGCTGATGCCCGTGCCCTCATGCTCCAAGGCGTGGATCTGCTAGCTGATGCTGTTGCTGTCACCATGGGTCCCAAG GGTCGAACAGTCATCATTGAGCAGAGTTGGGGCAGCCCCAAGGTGACCAAAGATGGGGTTACAGTTGCCAAGAGCATCGACCTTAAagataaatacaaaaacatcgGGGCTAAACTAGTGCAGGATGTGGCCAACAACACCAACGAGGAAGCCGGCGACGGCACCACCACTGCCACCGTGCTGGCGCGGGCCATCGCCAAGGAGGGCTTCGACAGCATCAGCAAGGGCGCCAACCCCGTGGAGATCCGCCGCGGTGTCATGATGGCTGTCGACACGGTCATAAGTGAACTGAAGAAGCTGTCCAAGCCTGTCACCACTCCTGAAGAGATTGCACAG GTGGCTACTATTTCAGCAAATGGAGACAGTGAGATTGGTAACATCATTTCCAACGCCATGAAAAAGGTCGGCCGTAAAGGGGTCATCACAGTAAAG GATGGCAAAACCCTCCATGATGAGCTGGAGATCATTGAGGGCCTGAAGTTTGACCGTGGCTACATCTCCCCCTACTTCATCAACACTGCCAAGG GTCAGAAGTGCGAGTTCCAGGATGCCTACCTCCTGCTGAGTGAGAAGAAAATCTCCAGTGTGCAGAGCATTGTTCCTGCCCTCGAAATTGCCAACCAGCACCGCAAACCTCTGGTCATTTTGGCAGAGGATGTTGATGGGGAAGCTCTCAGCACACTAGTCCTGAACAG GTTGAAGGTGGGACTGCAGGTTGTAGCTGTAAAGGCTCCAGGATTTGGAGACAACAGGAAGAACCAGCTGCGGGATATGGCTGTTGCCACTGGAGGCACT gtgtttggtgatgaaaCAATGGGCCTAGCTGTAGAAGACATCCAGGCACATGATTTTGGCAAGGTCGGCGAGGTGGTGGTGACCAAGGATGACACATTGCTTCTCAAGGGACGTGGTGATTCAAGTGCTATCGAGAAACGCATAGCAGAGATCGCTGAGCAGCTGGAGACCACCACCAGTGACTATGAGAAAGAGAAGCTGAACGAGCGATTGGCCAAATTGTCTGATGGCGTAGCTGTGCTAAAG GTCGGAGGTACCAGTGACGTGGAGGTGAACGAGAAGAAGGACCGCGTGACTGACGCATTAAATGCGACGCGGGCAGCTGTGGAGGAGGGCATTGTCCTGGGGGGTGGATGTGCCCTTCTGCGATGCATCCCTGTGCTGGATACCATCACGCCAACCAATGCTGACCAGAAAATCG GAATCGATATTATCCGCCGTGCCTTGCGCATCCCAGCGATGACCATCGCTAAAAATGCCGGCGTGGAGGGTTCGCTGGTGGTGGAGAAGATCCTGCAGAGCGAGGGAGAGATGGGATATGATGCCATGCAGGGCGAGTATGTCAACATGGTGCAGAAAGGCATCATCGACCCCACCAAG GTTGTGAGGACAGCCTTGCTGGATGCCGCTGGCGTAGCATCTCTACTCTCTACCGCAGAGGCCGTCGTCACAGAAATACCCAAAGAGGAAAAGGAGGGAGGCATGGGTGGAATGGGGGGCATGGGAGGAATGGGAGGAATGGGGGGCATGCTTTAA